A genomic segment from Gadus morhua chromosome 4, gadMor3.0, whole genome shotgun sequence encodes:
- the ppp1r26 gene encoding protein phosphatase 1 regulatory subunit 26, translated as MYLMNVPPFAATHTEWRTCGPPPDFSLHGLHSSDSELSTGDANIQDKVQMIIKSLRSTQSSIDMGDEIVGNVPQGQEVHLEACKFGMGPLVGAKSSTGSGTESRQTQSVFPVKSESQDSDSDDSVDRGIEEAILEYLKEKDGHKRNEEPSSNILLPSKVHRKTPPVPEICKQHSDSNIVLSANHQFSKITEVETPMAPVQSSVTKNNSLPFKDIPVKKMEKSMTTKSVLSKEPKKVMENNLDKKAKDPVPVKTEKDSLDSSSDDGIEEAIQKYQLEKKDKEIGSKEACNSFTSQDLTDSSSSDDGIEEAIRSYQREQLKEKNVPKPLLLKQRPSIKSPLQSLCSSNTEKINKLKSKKKSKNKNLQSGPPLSSVLLPKSSLFGSSNSNGNGTLLLKEEPFKIHSPTTTKTTPAELMCAEAILDISKAVMPAAFTATVSIDGFNTNETLSGPSTTAGGSSDSSIDSEDGIEQEICMFLEQKAQMQKQPQTTATLSSLPASLNEPDMAKGKPESIQKKVLRLSLTQRRKLKSQDCKKPVTSPKRMNELALKDGEGSSSLVSYQMELSPSSVEFDKTERGGDKSSSLDSDEDLDTAIKDLLKTKKKLKRKTRDMKLKSRKCLKDPEPCDGIPTKKQKLNPVSKRVVLKKAPIKNRDMSEKTKVSRKSPSQQKQTIKRIDDGGAGETDQLKGTGSGNVLSLYTSESAVQGIEDNSSVDSDDSIEQEIRKFLAEKAKVIPTETRNKDEDRPIYGSISKQLTEKATKLESQLAEIPTPENTRLPDVQSKLCEDGLSSMTPLTIGTTCHPSLLSCSPSLLQHTDGVVKREELRPSIGSGHASSNSHLEKARARPATSPSVVQPFSDAMKWRQSLGLPIKNTRPVFAIQPSSHITSSSMNETAAAAAAATPFHRARINPKPHTPVTLWTSARNSQPVSPIRHYPETPVNPMSSSVPNPFFATKHSLGRSPMMGLSSGKQSQAERESRLAPPSEQDQGAFTRLDPTRRSGKVWVQASPMSEGRAEKLTSRGNEGREEYASAVKAVQSVKMEVEDFVDETDCELEERRETEKTRGVSSM; from the coding sequence ATGTACTTGATGAATGTGCCTCCATTTGCAGCAACTCATACAGAATGGAGGACCTGTGGCCCACCCCCAGACTTTAGCCTCCACGGCTTACACAGCTCTGACAGTGAGTTGTCGACCGGAGACGCCAACATCCAGGATAAGGTCCAGATGATCATTAAAAGCTTGAGGAGCACCCAGTCCTCCATTGACATGGGTGACGAGATCGTAGGAAACGTGCCGCAAGGACAGGAAGTGCACCTCGAGGCCTGCAAGTTTGGAATGGGCCCTTTGGTAGGAgccaaatcatcaacaggttcTGGTACTGAATCCCGACAAACGCAATCAGTGTTTCCAGTCAAATCCGAGAGCCAGGATTCGGACAGTGATGACAGTGTGGACCGAGGGATTGAGGAAGCTATATTGGAGTACCTAAAGGAAAAGGACGGACATAAACGCAATGAAGAACCCTCATCCAACATCCTTCTCCCTTCAAAAGTCCATCGGAAAACCCCTCCTGTCCCTGAAATTTGTAAACAACATTCCGACAGCAATATAGTCTTAAGTGCCAACCACCAGTTTTCAAAAATCACTGAAGTTGAAACCCCCATGGCACCAGTTCAGAGTTCagtgacaaaaaataattccCTTCCCTTCAAAGACATCCCCGTtaagaaaatggaaaaaagtATGACAACCAAAAGTGTGCTATCCAAAGAACCCAAAAAAGTAATGGAAAACAACTTAGATAAAAAAGCAAAAGACCCGGTCCCAGTCAaaacagagaaggattcactgGACTCAAGTAGTGATGATGGGATTGAGGAGGCCATCCAAAAGTACCAGTTGGAGAAAAAAGACAAGGAGATTGGAAGCAAGGAAGCCTGCAACTCCTTTACATCACAAGACCTTACTGACTCCAGTAGCAGTGATGATGGGATTGAAGAGGCCATTCGCAGCTACCAACGCGAGCAATTGAAAGAAAAGAATGTGCCCAAACCACTTTTGCTCAAGCAAAGGCCTAGTATAAAGTCACCATTGCAGTCTCTCTGTAgttcaaacacagaaaaaataaacaaacttaaatccaaaaagaaaagtaaaaataaGAATCTGCAATCTGGCCCCCCTCTGTCATCTGTTCTCCTACCCAAGAGCTCACTATTTGGCAGCTCGAACAGTAATGGGAATGGGACACTTCTGTTAAAAGAAGAACCCTTTAAGATTCACTCCCCAACCACTACAAAGACCACACCCGCAGAGCTCATGTGTGCTGAGGCAATTTTAGATATTTCAAAGGCTGTAATGCCTGCAGCGTTCACTGCTACTGTCAGCATTGACGGCTTCAATACAAATGAGACATTATCGGGCCCTTCTACAACCGCGGGTGGAAGTAGTGACAGTTCCATAGACAGTGAAGACGGAATTGAACAAGAAATCTGTATGTTCCTTGAGCAGAAGGCCCAAATGCAGAAACAGCCTCAGACTACTGCCACGCTCTCCTCACTGCCAGCCAGCTTGAATGAGCCGGATATGGCGAAGGGAAAACCAGAATCAATCCAGAAAAAGGTTCTGAGACTGTCACTTACTCAGAGAAGAAAACTGAAATCGCAAGACTGCAAGAAGCCAGTAACAAGCCCCAAAAGGATGAATGAGCTTGCTTTGAAAGACGGGGAAGGATCAAGTTCCCTCGTATCTTACCAGATGGAGCTGTCGCCATCTTCTGTTGAATTCGACAAgactgagaggggaggagacaagAGCAGCTCTCTAGATAGTGACGAGGACCTGGACACGGCGATAAAAGACTTGCTCAAGACTAAGAAGAAGTTGAAAAGAAAGACGAGAGACATGAAGCTGAAATCAAGGAAGTGCCTCAAGGATCCTGAGCCCTGTGACGGCATTCCAACAAAAAAGCAAAAACTCAACCCTGTTTCTAAGAGGGTGGTTTTGAAGAAAGCTCCCATCAAAAACAGGGATATGAGCGAGAAGACTAAAGTGAGTAGGAAGAGCCCATCACAACAGAAGCAAACTATCAAAAGAATAGATGATGGCGGAGCAGGAGAAACAGACCAATTAAaagggacaggaagtggaaatGTTTTGTCGCTTTATACTAGTGAGAGTGCTGTTCAAGGAATTGAAGACAACAGCTCAGTAGACAGCGATGACAGCATTGAACAGGAGATCCGGAAATTCCTGGCTGAAAAGGCAAAGGTCATCCCCACAGAGACTCGAAACAAGGACGAGGATCGGCCGATCTATGGCAGCATCAGTAAGCAGTTAACAGAAAAAGCGACTAAATTGGAAAGTCAGCTGGCTGAAATTCCAACACCAGAGAACACTCGCCTACCTGACGTTCAAAGCAAGTTATGTGAGGACGGACTGTCTTCGATGACTCCTTTGACGATTGGAACTACATGTCACCCGTCTCTCCTGTCCTGTAGTCCTTCTCTTTTGCAGCACACAGATGGAGTGGTGAAGCGAGAGGAGCTGAGGCCTTCCATTGGGAGTGGTCATGCCAGTTCTAATTCTCATTTGGAAAAGGCAAGAGCTCGGCCGGCTACTAGTCCCAGCGTCGTTCAGCCCTTCTCTGACGCTATGAAGTGGCGTCAAAGCCTGGGACTCCCCATCAAGAACACCAGGCCTGTGTTTGCCATTCAGCCTTCTTCCCATATCACTTCCTCCAGTATGAACGagacggcagcagcagcagcagcagcaacacctTTTCACAGGGCAAGGATAAAccccaaaccacacacacctgtcacTCTATGGACATCCGCAAGAAACAGCCAACCGGTCTCGCCTATTCGCCACTACCCAGAGACACCTGTAAACCCAATGTCTAGTTCTGTGCCTAACCCTTTCTTTGCCACAAAACATAGCCTGGGGAGGTCTCCTATGATGGGACTCTCATCCGGGAAGCAGAgtcaggcagagagggagagtcgcTTGGCCCCTCCTAGCGAACAGGACCAGGGTGCGTTCACCAGGCTAGACCCCACACGTAGAAGCGGCAAGGTCTGGGTCCAGGCCAGTCCCATGAGCGAAGGGAGAGCAGAAAAGCTGACCAGCAGGGGCAATGAAGGAAGGGAGGAGTATGCGTCCGCTGTGAAGGCAGTGCAGTCAGTAAAGATGGAGGTTGAAGATTTTGTAGACGAGACAGATTGTGAGCTAGAGGAGAGGCGTGAAACAGAGAAGACCCGGGGAGTTTCCTCGATGTAA
- the mrps2 gene encoding small ribosomal subunit protein uS2m isoform X2 translates to MAARVLTKGIWALCNPRFVPVGCSSHGHLSVAAAQIKSPQIQADINATDKILSQPLETEDFFRLSELFSLKDLFDARVHLGHKKGCRHRLMQPYLFGCRLDQDIIDLDQTVEHLQLALNFTAHVAYRGGIILFVSRRRQFSHLVESTARDCGEYAHTRYWQGGLLTNAPIQYGPGVRLPDLVVFLSTLNNVFQQHVGVRDAAKMNIPTVGMVDTNCNPSLLTYPVPGNDDTPLAMELYCRLFKITVNRAKDKRRQMELLHGLMTPPPPPTQSS, encoded by the exons ATGGCCGCCCGAGTTTTAACGAAAG GTATTTGGGCTTTATGTAATCCTCGATTTGTACCAGTCGGGTGCTCCAGCCATGGGCATCTCTCTGTCGCTGCAGCACAAATAAAGTCGCCTCAGATCCAAGCGGACATTAACGCGACAG ACAAAATCCTGAGCCAGCCACTGGAGACTGAAGACTTCTTCCGCCTGTCAGAGCTTTTCTCTTTGAAAGACTTGTTCGATGCAAGAGTTCACCTTGGTCACAAAAAAGGATGCAGACACAG GCTGATGCAGCCATACCTGTTTGGCTGCCGTCTGGACCAGGACATCATCGACCTGGACCAGACCGTGGAGCACCTTCAACTGGCGCTCAACTTCACGGCCCACGTAGCGTACCGCGGCGGCATCATCCTCTTCgtcagccgccgccgccagttCAGCCACCTGGTGGAAAGCACGGCCAGGGATTGTGGCGAGTACGCCCACACCCGCTACTGGCAGGGCGGCCTGCTCACCAACGCGCCCATCCAGTACGGGCCCGGCGTGAGGCTCCCTGACCTGGTGGTTTTCCTGTCCACGCTCAACAACGTGTTCCAGCAGCATGTCGGCGTGCGCGACGCTGCCAAGATGAACATCCCCACGGTGGGCATGGTGGACACCAACTGCAACCCCAGCCTGCTGACCTACCCGGTGCCCGGCAACGACGACACGCCCCTTGCCATGGAGCTGTACTGCCGCCTGTTCAAGATAACGGTGAACCGGGCTAAGGACAAGCGGCGGCAGATGGAGCTGCTGCACGGGTTGatgacgccgccgccgccccccacaCAGAGCTCGTGA
- the mrps2 gene encoding small ribosomal subunit protein uS2m isoform X1, which produces MAARVLTKGMICNFIEGIWALCNPRFVPVGCSSHGHLSVAAAQIKSPQIQADINATDKILSQPLETEDFFRLSELFSLKDLFDARVHLGHKKGCRHRLMQPYLFGCRLDQDIIDLDQTVEHLQLALNFTAHVAYRGGIILFVSRRRQFSHLVESTARDCGEYAHTRYWQGGLLTNAPIQYGPGVRLPDLVVFLSTLNNVFQQHVGVRDAAKMNIPTVGMVDTNCNPSLLTYPVPGNDDTPLAMELYCRLFKITVNRAKDKRRQMELLHGLMTPPPPPTQSS; this is translated from the exons ATGGCCGCCCGAGTTTTAACGAAAGGTATGATATGTAATTTTATTGAAG GTATTTGGGCTTTATGTAATCCTCGATTTGTACCAGTCGGGTGCTCCAGCCATGGGCATCTCTCTGTCGCTGCAGCACAAATAAAGTCGCCTCAGATCCAAGCGGACATTAACGCGACAG ACAAAATCCTGAGCCAGCCACTGGAGACTGAAGACTTCTTCCGCCTGTCAGAGCTTTTCTCTTTGAAAGACTTGTTCGATGCAAGAGTTCACCTTGGTCACAAAAAAGGATGCAGACACAG GCTGATGCAGCCATACCTGTTTGGCTGCCGTCTGGACCAGGACATCATCGACCTGGACCAGACCGTGGAGCACCTTCAACTGGCGCTCAACTTCACGGCCCACGTAGCGTACCGCGGCGGCATCATCCTCTTCgtcagccgccgccgccagttCAGCCACCTGGTGGAAAGCACGGCCAGGGATTGTGGCGAGTACGCCCACACCCGCTACTGGCAGGGCGGCCTGCTCACCAACGCGCCCATCCAGTACGGGCCCGGCGTGAGGCTCCCTGACCTGGTGGTTTTCCTGTCCACGCTCAACAACGTGTTCCAGCAGCATGTCGGCGTGCGCGACGCTGCCAAGATGAACATCCCCACGGTGGGCATGGTGGACACCAACTGCAACCCCAGCCTGCTGACCTACCCGGTGCCCGGCAACGACGACACGCCCCTTGCCATGGAGCTGTACTGCCGCCTGTTCAAGATAACGGTGAACCGGGCTAAGGACAAGCGGCGGCAGATGGAGCTGCTGCACGGGTTGatgacgccgccgccgccccccacaCAGAGCTCGTGA